In Dyella terrae, one DNA window encodes the following:
- a CDS encoding thiolase family protein, producing the protein MSDVSVVIVGAKRTAIGSFLGQFTGVPSPTLGATAIRASLEQAGVAAQDVNEVLMGCVLPANLGQAPARQAALQAGLPVATGCTTVNKVCGSGMKTIMIGHDLIKAGSAAVVVAGGMESMTNAPHMVNARTGIRYGDGTLVDHMAWDGLTNPYDGKAMGVFGELCADKYHFTREEQDAFAIESVKRAQAAQQNGAFADEIVPVTVASRKGEVKVDTDEQPGRSDVAKIPTLKPAFRKENGTITAASSSSISDGAAAVVLMSADDAKARGVKPLARIVAHATQSQEPEWFTTAPIGALTKVLDKAGWKVEDVDLFEINEAFAVVAMAPMRELGIAHEKLNVNGGACALGHPIGASGTRLVVTLLNALKVRGLKRGVASLCIGGGEATAVAIERLD; encoded by the coding sequence ATGTCGGACGTCAGTGTTGTCATCGTCGGTGCCAAGCGCACGGCCATCGGTTCGTTCCTCGGCCAGTTCACCGGCGTGCCCTCGCCCACGCTGGGCGCCACCGCCATTCGTGCGTCGCTGGAGCAGGCGGGTGTCGCCGCCCAGGATGTCAACGAAGTGTTGATGGGCTGCGTGTTGCCGGCGAACCTCGGCCAGGCTCCCGCTCGTCAGGCAGCGCTGCAGGCCGGCCTGCCGGTCGCCACCGGCTGCACCACTGTCAACAAGGTGTGCGGCTCGGGCATGAAGACCATCATGATCGGCCATGACCTCATCAAGGCCGGCTCGGCCGCGGTGGTCGTCGCAGGTGGCATGGAGTCCATGACCAACGCCCCGCACATGGTCAATGCCCGTACCGGCATCCGCTATGGCGACGGCACCCTGGTCGACCACATGGCGTGGGATGGCCTGACCAACCCGTACGACGGCAAAGCCATGGGCGTGTTCGGCGAACTGTGCGCCGACAAGTACCACTTCACCCGCGAAGAGCAGGACGCCTTCGCCATCGAGTCGGTCAAGCGTGCGCAGGCCGCGCAGCAGAACGGCGCGTTCGCCGACGAAATCGTTCCGGTGACCGTGGCCAGCCGCAAAGGCGAAGTGAAGGTCGACACCGACGAGCAGCCGGGTCGTTCGGACGTGGCCAAGATCCCGACCCTCAAGCCGGCTTTCCGCAAGGAGAACGGCACCATCACCGCCGCCAGCTCGTCGAGCATCTCCGACGGCGCCGCCGCTGTGGTGCTGATGTCCGCCGATGACGCCAAGGCACGTGGTGTCAAGCCGCTGGCCCGCATCGTGGCCCACGCCACCCAGTCGCAGGAGCCGGAGTGGTTCACCACCGCGCCGATCGGCGCGCTGACCAAGGTGCTGGACAAGGCCGGATGGAAGGTCGAGGACGTGGACCTGTTCGAAATCAACGAAGCCTTCGCCGTGGTGGCCATGGCACCGATGCGCGAGCTCGGCATTGCGCATGAGAAGCTCAACGTCAATGGCGGCGCCTGCGCCCTGGGTCACCCGATCGGTGCCAGCGGCACGCGTCTCGTCGTTACGTTGTTGAATGCATTGAAGGTCCGCGGCCTCAAGCGCGGCGTGGCCTCCCTGTGCATTGGCGGTGGCGAGGCCACGGCCGTCGCCATCGAACGCCTCGACTGA
- a CDS encoding carboxyl transferase domain-containing protein — MSVLASQIDPRAPEFQASSTHLRGLVDDLRRELARSAEGGGEKAREKHTSRGKLLPRERIRALLDPGSPFLELSPLAAHGMYDDAAPAAGIITGIGRVNGQEVLVVANDATVKGGTYFPMTVKKHLRAQEVALENRLPCIYLVDSGGAFLPLQDEVFPDKEHFGRIFFNQARMSSLGIPQIAVVMGSCTAGGAYVPAMSDETIIVREQGTIFLGGPPLVKAATGEIVDAEALGGADVHTSVSGVADHFAENDAHALSIARDIVASLNRKKDMPLALRAPVEPKFSAEELYGVIPLDTRRPFDIREVIARIVDGSEFHEFKARYGKTLVCGFAHIHGYPVGIVANNGILFSESALKGAHFIELCNQRNVPLVFLQNITGFMVGKKYENAGIAKDGAKMVTAVACSHVPKFTVVIGGSFGAGNYAMCGRAYGARFLWMWPNSRISVMGGEQASSVLATVRRDGLEAGGKSWSAEDEEAFKAPIRDQYERQGHPYYASARLWDDGIIDPADTRRVLGLAISASLNAPIEPQRFGVFRM; from the coding sequence ATGAGCGTCCTCGCTTCGCAGATCGATCCCCGCGCCCCGGAGTTTCAGGCCAGCAGCACGCACCTGCGTGGATTGGTGGATGACCTGCGACGCGAACTGGCGCGCAGTGCGGAAGGAGGTGGCGAAAAGGCCCGCGAGAAGCACACGTCGCGCGGCAAACTGCTGCCGCGTGAGCGCATCCGCGCCCTGCTCGATCCGGGCTCGCCCTTCCTCGAGCTGTCGCCACTGGCGGCCCATGGCATGTACGACGATGCCGCGCCCGCCGCCGGCATCATCACGGGTATCGGCCGGGTCAATGGCCAGGAAGTCCTCGTGGTCGCCAATGACGCGACGGTCAAGGGTGGCACCTACTTCCCCATGACGGTGAAGAAACACCTCCGGGCGCAGGAAGTCGCGCTGGAGAACCGCTTGCCCTGCATCTACCTGGTGGATTCCGGCGGCGCCTTCCTGCCGCTCCAGGACGAAGTGTTTCCCGACAAGGAGCACTTTGGCCGCATCTTCTTCAACCAGGCGCGCATGTCGTCACTGGGCATCCCGCAGATCGCTGTCGTCATGGGTTCGTGCACGGCCGGCGGCGCGTACGTTCCGGCCATGAGCGACGAAACCATCATCGTTCGTGAGCAGGGAACCATCTTCCTGGGCGGTCCTCCGCTGGTGAAGGCGGCGACCGGCGAAATCGTGGACGCCGAAGCACTCGGCGGCGCGGACGTCCATACGTCGGTTTCCGGCGTCGCCGATCATTTTGCCGAGAACGATGCGCACGCCCTGTCGATCGCGCGCGACATCGTCGCCAGCCTCAATCGCAAGAAGGACATGCCGCTCGCCCTGCGCGCGCCGGTCGAACCCAAATTCAGCGCCGAGGAACTCTACGGCGTGATTCCGCTCGATACGCGCCGCCCCTTCGACATTCGCGAAGTCATCGCACGTATCGTCGACGGCTCGGAGTTCCACGAGTTCAAGGCGCGTTACGGCAAGACCCTGGTCTGCGGCTTTGCCCACATTCACGGCTACCCGGTCGGCATCGTCGCCAACAACGGCATTCTCTTCTCCGAAAGCGCGCTCAAGGGTGCGCATTTCATCGAGTTGTGCAACCAGCGCAACGTGCCGCTGGTGTTCCTGCAGAACATCACCGGCTTCATGGTCGGCAAGAAATACGAGAACGCCGGCATCGCGAAGGATGGCGCCAAGATGGTGACCGCCGTGGCGTGCTCACACGTCCCCAAGTTCACCGTCGTGATCGGCGGCAGTTTTGGTGCTGGCAACTACGCCATGTGCGGCCGCGCCTATGGCGCCCGCTTCCTGTGGATGTGGCCGAATTCGCGCATCAGCGTGATGGGCGGTGAACAGGCCTCGTCCGTGCTCGCGACCGTCCGCCGGGATGGCCTGGAAGCCGGCGGCAAGTCCTGGAGCGCCGAGGACGAGGAGGCCTTCAAGGCCCCCATCCGCGATCAGTACGAGCGCCAGGGCCACCCCTATTACGCCAGTGCCCGACTGTGGGACGATGGCATCATCGATCCTGCGGATACCCGTCGCGTCCTGGGCCTGGCCATCTCGGCCTCCCTTAATGCGCCGATCGAACCGCAACGCTTCGGTGTTTTCCGCATGTAA
- a CDS encoding J domain-containing protein: MHDAFERLGLAADASELDIKRAYARLLKACRPDEDPVAFQQLHDDYQSALSICRARQPDGRAVRMPSPPTTSPAGPDAPASSGPLAASAPLDFPTFMRELSVQGILDDPLRLRRWLDGRPEFWSLDTKQSTGRSLLLAMTEEPLPLSNANFDTLMAFFGLDELVRGIDPALVVLLRRRCQTSYAPVGLFLAQQVSRTPTDTLSPHYVARTFLSTWADMLRAGNASQLGAWLTLTTLLWDALDTTQASRDVLEIVRTQRPAMTSASYDVMAAFFDWPRDALATHDMTHAQAKSDRHLAWLMSDGQRNELARTVRPPKDRYVDVQLAQKACQLLKRPFSWTYTLWLCLSLHIPGHLHVFLSRLREACGIGPSEASVLDRYFDARAVRFWSDAGDTRRMSAARGLMYLARTQFVLLLEAIALLSLGPFFGVPLHAISRWAPVMLATLACGIAWYTFDALLFWQRRPPPAHPAGRVAHAALIPFLAGITAAAGLAWPAWYAPTEGAAIVVLLFAALRYVSGDAERRVGAIVLIAMPFLAEYLLRSRHFLNDVDLPLLKWTLEPFCLAAVAIVFWLQCPRPPSASPDAPAA; encoded by the coding sequence ATGCACGACGCGTTTGAGCGACTGGGCCTCGCCGCCGACGCCAGCGAGCTGGACATCAAGCGCGCGTATGCTCGTTTACTGAAGGCATGTCGGCCCGACGAGGATCCGGTCGCCTTCCAGCAACTCCACGACGACTATCAGTCGGCGCTTTCCATCTGCCGCGCCCGCCAGCCGGATGGGCGGGCCGTCCGCATGCCGTCGCCGCCGACGACATCACCGGCAGGCCCCGACGCTCCTGCCTCATCGGGGCCCCTGGCCGCCAGTGCGCCGCTCGACTTCCCGACCTTCATGCGCGAGCTATCCGTGCAGGGCATCCTCGACGACCCGTTGCGCCTGCGCCGCTGGCTGGATGGACGACCGGAATTCTGGTCGCTGGACACGAAGCAAAGTACCGGCCGCTCCCTGCTGCTGGCGATGACCGAAGAGCCGTTACCCCTGTCGAACGCCAATTTCGATACCCTGATGGCTTTCTTTGGGCTCGACGAGCTGGTGCGCGGCATCGATCCCGCACTGGTGGTGCTGCTTCGTCGTCGCTGCCAGACATCCTATGCGCCGGTCGGTCTGTTTCTGGCCCAGCAAGTGTCGCGCACGCCCACCGACACCCTCAGCCCGCACTACGTGGCAAGGACGTTCCTCAGCACCTGGGCTGACATGCTTCGCGCAGGCAACGCCAGTCAGCTCGGTGCGTGGCTCACCCTCACCACGTTGCTTTGGGATGCGCTCGACACCACGCAGGCCAGTCGCGATGTCCTGGAGATCGTGCGCACCCAGCGACCAGCCATGACATCAGCGAGCTACGACGTCATGGCTGCGTTTTTTGACTGGCCACGCGACGCACTCGCGACGCATGACATGACGCACGCGCAGGCAAAAAGCGATCGCCACCTCGCGTGGCTGATGTCGGACGGCCAAAGAAACGAACTGGCTCGCACGGTAAGGCCGCCCAAGGACCGCTACGTCGATGTCCAGCTCGCACAAAAAGCTTGTCAGTTGCTCAAGCGGCCATTCTCCTGGACATACACGCTCTGGCTTTGCCTCTCACTGCATATCCCGGGACATCTGCATGTGTTTCTGTCGCGCCTGAGAGAGGCCTGCGGCATCGGCCCCTCGGAAGCCTCGGTGCTCGACCGGTATTTCGACGCGCGCGCTGTGCGGTTCTGGTCGGACGCGGGTGACACCCGCCGCATGAGTGCCGCGCGTGGGCTGATGTATCTGGCGCGAACCCAGTTCGTGCTCTTGCTTGAAGCCATCGCCTTGCTGTCACTGGGCCCGTTCTTCGGCGTTCCGTTGCATGCGATTTCACGGTGGGCACCTGTGATGCTTGCGACGCTGGCATGCGGCATCGCCTGGTACACCTTCGATGCGCTGCTCTTCTGGCAGCGACGCCCGCCGCCGGCCCATCCGGCCGGCCGCGTGGCGCATGCGGCGCTCATCCCTTTCCTCGCAGGCATCACGGCCGCTGCTGGCCTGGCATGGCCCGCCTGGTATGCACCGACAGAGGGCGCCGCCATCGTGGTGCTCCTTTTTGCCGCGCTCCGCTATGTCTCAGGCGATGCAGAACGGCGCGTCGGGGCCATCGTGCTGATCGCCATGCCGTTCCTCGCGGAGTACCTCCTGCGCTCGAGGCACTTTCTGAATGACGTCGACCTTCCCCTGCTGAAGTGGACGCTCGAGCCCTTCTGCCTGGCCGCCGTGGCGATCGTGTTCTGGTTGCAGTGCCCTCGCCCACCGTCGGCATCACCGGACGCACCAGCGGCGTGA
- a CDS encoding molecular chaperone HscC has translation MIVGIDLGTTHSLIGRFDAEGPRLFPNALGEFLTPSVISVDDEDHIIVGQAARDRMVSHPASSVASFKRWMGSARDTRLGTRNFRPEELSALVLRSLIADAEAATGEKVTEAVISVPAYFSDAQRKATRAAGELAGIKVERLINEPTAAALAYGLQAQRDGARFLIFDLGGGTFDVSILELFDGVVEVHASAGDNFLGGEDFLDVLEEAFCADNQIQANKLAPGERGQLRRRLERAKRELTHAAQASVDVSLGERQIVWSIDEETYTRRCDGLVQRLRAPLERAMRDAQLQPSQLDEIVLVGGASRMPLVARVVSRMFGRLPLRHVNPDQAIAMGACVAAGLKARDARLEEVILTDVCPYTLGVEISRRDERGQIQNGFFSPIIHRNCTVPVSREEVYSPMHDDQPQVRLRIYQGENPMVERNILLGEILVPLERGIPKDENGVRLRFTYDINGVLQAEALVLRTNQRFELILEQNPGLLSQEEIRRRLAELEHIKIHPREKQENIAVLARAERMYEEHLHHRDLVQGWIAQFRMTLDSQDELVIREHRKQFMGALDQLESQNG, from the coding sequence ATGATCGTCGGAATCGACCTGGGCACCACCCATTCGCTCATAGGCCGCTTCGACGCGGAAGGTCCTCGCCTGTTCCCCAATGCCCTGGGCGAGTTCCTGACGCCGTCCGTCATCAGCGTGGATGACGAAGACCACATCATTGTCGGGCAGGCGGCCCGTGACCGCATGGTCTCTCATCCGGCCAGCAGCGTTGCGTCCTTCAAGCGCTGGATGGGTTCCGCGCGCGATACCCGCCTGGGGACCCGCAACTTCCGGCCCGAGGAGCTTTCCGCACTGGTCCTGCGCTCGCTCATCGCCGACGCGGAAGCCGCAACGGGCGAGAAAGTCACCGAAGCCGTGATCAGCGTGCCCGCCTATTTTTCGGATGCCCAGCGTAAAGCGACGCGCGCCGCGGGCGAGCTGGCCGGCATCAAGGTGGAGCGCCTCATCAACGAACCGACCGCGGCCGCCCTGGCGTACGGATTGCAGGCGCAGCGCGATGGTGCCCGCTTCCTGATTTTCGACCTGGGCGGCGGCACCTTTGACGTGTCGATCCTGGAGCTCTTCGATGGCGTCGTCGAAGTCCACGCCAGCGCGGGCGATAACTTCCTTGGTGGCGAGGATTTCCTGGATGTGCTGGAGGAGGCGTTCTGCGCCGACAACCAGATCCAGGCCAACAAGCTCGCCCCGGGCGAACGTGGCCAGCTGCGTCGTCGCCTTGAGCGTGCCAAGCGCGAACTCACCCATGCCGCCCAGGCATCCGTCGATGTCAGCCTGGGCGAACGTCAGATCGTCTGGTCCATCGATGAAGAGACGTACACGCGACGGTGCGACGGCCTGGTACAACGCCTGCGCGCGCCGCTGGAGCGTGCAATGCGCGACGCGCAGCTGCAACCCAGCCAACTGGACGAGATCGTCCTCGTCGGTGGCGCCAGCCGCATGCCACTGGTCGCCCGCGTCGTTTCGCGCATGTTTGGTCGACTGCCCCTGCGGCATGTCAATCCCGATCAGGCCATTGCCATGGGTGCCTGCGTCGCCGCCGGGCTCAAGGCGCGCGATGCACGCCTCGAAGAAGTCATCCTCACGGATGTCTGTCCTTACACGCTTGGCGTGGAGATTTCGCGCCGTGATGAGCGCGGACAGATTCAGAACGGCTTTTTCTCGCCCATCATCCATCGCAATTGCACGGTCCCCGTCAGTCGCGAAGAAGTTTATTCCCCCATGCACGACGACCAGCCTCAGGTCAGGCTGCGGATCTACCAGGGCGAGAACCCAATGGTCGAGCGCAATATTCTCCTGGGAGAGATCCTCGTGCCACTGGAGCGCGGGATTCCCAAGGACGAGAACGGCGTTCGCCTTCGCTTCACGTATGACATCAACGGCGTGCTTCAGGCCGAGGCGCTGGTCCTGCGCACCAACCAGCGTTTCGAACTCATTCTTGAACAGAATCCAGGCTTGCTGAGCCAGGAAGAGATACGTCGTCGCCTGGCAGAGCTTGAACACATCAAGATCCATCCGCGCGAGAAGCAGGAGAACATCGCCGTGCTGGCGCGCGCGGAACGCATGTACGAAGAGCATCTGCACCACCGCGACCTGGTGCAGGGCTGGATCGCCCAGTTCCGGATGACCCTCGACTCCCAGGACGAACTGGTGATTCGTGAGCATCGCAAGCAGTTCATGGGTGCGCTCGACCAGCTCGAAAGCCAGAACGGATGA
- a CDS encoding J domain-containing protein gives MSIYKILGIEPDADERAIKRAYAQRMRSCRPDEDPEGFQRLNQAYKQALKASARQPSGAAGATSPPPTQLSVDLATSEHASNPPSHLSERPRHKPRSSTRTPKSTLLSPAKLLPLVLDVAAEGNADGLLAWLKQREELWSIEAKAQVGKLLMKQFNKSPPMPSSCFETLLAFFDLDLIRGFDNPYVIDDQRTRGIMAWELLPAQSRELARHTRIFGKRQPEPKLAQRIVQRLSGSFRFWPMLWLLVPRGRPDHITNFLRTFSRGRLSLLLNFFDEKSLKFLFDADDHSRMAQPRFILGTARVLLALLFVVVVSGGFVLVVNQLNTENPLEWSGYGGWVLLCVMAASLWLPYAGAMALQHWQAAPQKARDSPARWAFIPLLCCLSYLTLLLLGDNPVPVASVAIAALWLAFHRLHRRHPAGKPVSGIRPYVYVFILELPVSQFSAIGWGEWWALTAVNLVTMGYWTTDLIKTLRQKRRARTR, from the coding sequence ATGAGTATCTACAAGATCCTTGGCATCGAACCGGACGCCGATGAGCGTGCGATCAAGCGCGCCTATGCCCAGCGCATGCGCAGCTGTCGACCTGACGAAGATCCTGAAGGATTCCAGCGACTCAACCAGGCGTACAAGCAAGCGTTGAAGGCATCGGCCAGGCAGCCGTCCGGGGCAGCGGGGGCGACATCACCGCCACCGACGCAACTATCGGTCGACCTCGCGACGAGCGAACACGCGTCGAACCCACCGTCACATTTGTCCGAGCGGCCCCGGCACAAGCCCCGCTCGTCGACGCGAACACCCAAGTCGACGCTGCTTTCTCCGGCAAAGTTGCTGCCACTCGTGCTCGACGTGGCCGCTGAGGGAAATGCCGACGGCCTGCTCGCCTGGCTGAAGCAACGCGAGGAACTTTGGTCGATCGAGGCCAAGGCGCAAGTCGGCAAGCTACTGATGAAACAGTTCAACAAATCTCCGCCCATGCCATCGAGCTGCTTCGAAACCTTGCTGGCATTCTTCGACCTGGATCTCATACGAGGTTTCGACAACCCGTATGTCATTGACGATCAGCGCACCCGAGGCATCATGGCGTGGGAGCTCCTGCCGGCGCAGTCAAGGGAGCTTGCGCGACATACGCGTATTTTTGGCAAGCGACAGCCCGAGCCCAAACTTGCGCAGCGCATCGTTCAACGACTCTCCGGGAGCTTTCGTTTCTGGCCGATGCTCTGGTTGTTGGTTCCCCGCGGCCGCCCCGACCACATCACCAACTTCTTGCGAACTTTCTCGCGCGGACGCCTGAGCCTGCTGCTGAACTTCTTCGATGAGAAGTCCCTGAAGTTTCTGTTCGACGCCGACGATCACTCGCGCATGGCGCAGCCACGATTCATCCTCGGTACGGCTCGCGTGCTCCTGGCGCTACTGTTCGTCGTCGTGGTGTCCGGGGGCTTCGTGCTGGTTGTCAACCAACTGAACACCGAGAACCCGTTGGAGTGGTCGGGTTACGGAGGGTGGGTGCTGCTGTGTGTCATGGCGGCAAGCCTCTGGCTCCCCTACGCCGGCGCGATGGCACTCCAGCATTGGCAGGCCGCGCCACAAAAAGCCAGGGATTCGCCCGCACGTTGGGCGTTCATCCCCCTGCTGTGCTGCCTGAGCTATCTCACGCTCCTTCTGCTCGGGGACAATCCGGTTCCCGTGGCCTCGGTGGCCATCGCCGCGCTTTGGCTGGCTTTCCACCGTCTCCACCGTCGCCATCCGGCCGGCAAGCCCGTGTCGGGCATTCGCCCCTACGTTTATGTGTTCATCCTGGAGCTGCCCGTATCGCAATTCAGCGCCATCGGCTGGGGCGAGTGGTGGGCGCTTACGGCCGTCAACCTGGTGACGATGGGGTATTGGACGACGGACTTGATCAAGACGCTTCGCCAGAAGCGACGCGCACGGACTCGATGA
- a CDS encoding DUF6587 family protein, whose product MTTFAVVQAIIIGALVLGSAIFAFRRLLPGTSTRWMASASASLNKPWRKPWVQAMGRWLQPASATGNCGDGCGTCGSCGPKPPANARPDVQPLEFRPRNKG is encoded by the coding sequence GTGACGACCTTCGCGGTGGTGCAGGCGATCATCATCGGCGCGCTCGTCCTGGGCAGCGCGATCTTCGCCTTCCGCCGCCTGCTGCCGGGTACCAGCACCCGTTGGATGGCATCGGCTTCCGCGTCGCTCAACAAGCCCTGGCGAAAGCCGTGGGTGCAGGCCATGGGCCGATGGTTGCAGCCAGCCAGCGCCACGGGGAACTGCGGCGATGGCTGTGGAACATGCGGTAGTTGCGGGCCGAAGCCTCCCGCCAACGCGCGGCCGGATGTGCAGCCGCTGGAATTTCGTCCGCGCAACAAGGGCTGA
- the feoB gene encoding ferrous iron transport protein B, which yields MSTGTLRIALVGNPNCGKTALFNQLTGGRQKVANYAGVTVERKEGRFTAPSGRLLQLLDLPGTYSFDTTSPDEQITRDVLEGNYPGEAAPDLIVCVADATNLRLHLRFVLEVKRLGRPVVLALNMMDAARRRGIVIDVPELQRRLGMPVVETIAVKRGGAKALIERVDGEIPEAAPAQPDDAVSRASLHAQVREILAATVTMPRDTSAIDDAIDRWVLHPVLGLGILAVLMFMIFQAVFSWAQPIMDLIEGGITDLGGWVAAAVPEGSALHSLLTDGIFAGLGAVLVFLPQILILFLFILILEESGYLPRAAFLLDRMMFKAGLTGRAFIPLLSSFACAIPGIMATRSITDPRDRLTTILVAPLMTCSARLPVYTLLIAAFIPQQTVWGIFNLQGIVLFTLYVAGVVSALIVAFVIKRFRKDKSEHALLMELPSYRMPNVRDVALGLWERAKIFLKRVGGIILALTVLLWFLSSFPAPPDGATQPAIDYSLAGRIGRALEYVFAPIGFNWQICIALIPGLAAREVAVSALGTVYAMSGSDDTLATQLGPVIANQWSLATALSLLAWYVFAPQCMSTLAVIRRETNSWRNVGIAAGYLFALAYLASLITYQVARALS from the coding sequence ATGAGCACGGGAACGCTTCGCATCGCCCTCGTCGGCAATCCCAACTGTGGCAAGACAGCGCTGTTCAACCAGCTCACCGGCGGCCGCCAGAAAGTGGCGAACTACGCGGGTGTCACGGTGGAACGCAAGGAAGGTCGCTTCACCGCACCGTCCGGCCGCCTGCTGCAGCTGCTCGATCTTCCGGGCACCTACAGCTTCGATACCACCAGCCCGGACGAGCAGATCACGCGCGACGTGCTGGAAGGCAATTATCCGGGTGAAGCCGCACCGGACCTGATCGTCTGCGTGGCCGATGCCACCAATCTGCGTCTGCATCTTCGCTTCGTGCTCGAAGTGAAACGGCTCGGTCGCCCGGTGGTACTCGCACTGAACATGATGGATGCGGCCCGTCGTCGCGGCATCGTGATCGACGTGCCTGAGTTGCAGCGTCGACTTGGCATGCCGGTGGTCGAAACCATCGCGGTGAAGCGTGGCGGCGCGAAGGCGCTGATTGAACGCGTCGATGGCGAGATTCCCGAGGCGGCGCCGGCGCAGCCGGACGATGCGGTCAGCCGCGCGAGTCTTCATGCGCAGGTGCGCGAGATCCTTGCCGCCACGGTCACCATGCCACGCGATACGTCGGCCATCGACGACGCCATCGATCGCTGGGTGCTGCATCCGGTGCTGGGCTTGGGCATCCTGGCGGTGCTGATGTTCATGATCTTCCAGGCGGTGTTTTCCTGGGCGCAGCCGATCATGGATCTCATCGAAGGCGGCATCACCGACCTGGGTGGCTGGGTCGCGGCGGCGGTGCCCGAGGGCAGTGCGCTGCACAGTCTGCTGACCGACGGCATCTTCGCCGGCCTCGGCGCCGTGCTGGTGTTCCTGCCGCAGATCCTGATCCTGTTCCTGTTCATCCTGATTCTCGAGGAATCGGGTTATCTGCCACGCGCGGCGTTTCTGCTCGATCGGATGATGTTCAAGGCGGGTCTCACGGGCCGTGCGTTCATTCCGCTGTTGTCGAGTTTCGCCTGCGCGATCCCCGGCATCATGGCGACGCGCAGCATCACCGATCCGCGCGACCGCCTGACCACCATCCTGGTGGCACCGCTGATGACCTGTTCGGCACGCCTGCCGGTGTACACGTTGCTGATCGCCGCGTTCATTCCGCAGCAGACGGTGTGGGGCATCTTCAATCTGCAGGGCATCGTGCTGTTCACGCTCTACGTGGCGGGCGTTGTCAGCGCGCTGATCGTCGCCTTCGTCATCAAGCGCTTCCGCAAGGACAAGAGCGAGCATGCGCTGCTGATGGAGCTGCCGTCGTACCGCATGCCCAACGTGCGCGACGTGGCGCTCGGCCTTTGGGAGCGCGCCAAGATCTTCCTGAAGCGCGTCGGCGGCATCATTCTCGCGCTGACGGTGCTGCTGTGGTTCCTTTCGAGCTTTCCGGCTCCACCGGACGGCGCAACTCAGCCGGCCATCGATTACAGCCTCGCCGGCCGTATCGGTCGCGCGCTGGAATACGTGTTTGCGCCGATCGGTTTCAACTGGCAGATCTGCATTGCGCTGATCCCGGGCCTGGCCGCTCGTGAAGTGGCGGTGTCGGCGCTGGGTACCGTGTATGCGATGTCCGGCTCGGATGACACGCTCGCGACGCAGCTGGGTCCGGTCATCGCCAACCAATGGTCGCTGGCGACCGCGCTGTCGCTGCTGGCCTGGTATGTCTTCGCGCCGCAGTGCATGTCGACGCTCGCTGTGATCCGCCGCGAAACCAACTCCTGGCGCAACGTCGGCATCGCGGCCGGTTACCTGTTTGCGCTGGCCTACCTGGCTTCGCTCATCACGTACCAGGTGGCGAGGGCGCTGTCGTGA
- a CDS encoding FeoA family protein has product MRLSDLPKGTAAVVDRVDDAHASDPIAQRLRDLGFVEGEPVRVVAHGPLGADPILIQIGSTRFALRRAEAARITVRQEQAA; this is encoded by the coding sequence GTGCGACTGTCCGACTTGCCGAAGGGTACTGCTGCCGTGGTGGACCGAGTGGACGATGCTCACGCTTCCGACCCGATTGCGCAGCGACTGCGCGACCTGGGTTTCGTGGAAGGCGAGCCCGTGCGTGTGGTTGCGCATGGGCCGCTGGGCGCTGATCCGATCCTGATCCAGATCGGCTCCACGCGTTTCGCCTTGCGCAGGGCCGAAGCGGCGCGCATCACCGTGCGCCAGGAGCAGGCCGCATGA